The following coding sequences are from one Treponema parvum window:
- a CDS encoding acyltransferase family protein: MLLYKKIKSFTGLRFIMIMNIVIAHFEFLGECSGFGDFYKIFIHDATFAVDFFFMISGFGMMIGNLNKFPEISKCPLIIDVKFGINHIKKIYPVYLATILSGLCWNIAVIFYKNEAIVKKICYQVVKLIVNIPVLQSATGMMAFTSAFNGVAWFLSCLFCVYLVSPFLMFVLRKIGKLIFSNILYVMLNILIIVVLKFVFEKIENHYSIIDILSYASPYWRVFYVLIGMNLALIYVKLKENKFKYFSIFEIIISVIVVSFFFTRNSIFITMNSYLKNIIDCFLCALFVFIFSFDKGCVSKILKKEKMQLLGNISMYIFLIHYPIRVYLDSILEHLLGMNLIIAFCLIFMILISTFVISFLIYIKRDMQKNASI, translated from the coding sequence ATGTTGTTATACAAAAAAATAAAATCATTTACAGGCTTGAGATTCATAATGATTATGAATATTGTGATTGCTCATTTTGAATTTTTGGGAGAATGCAGCGGTTTTGGTGATTTTTATAAAATCTTTATTCATGATGCCACTTTTGCAGTTGATTTCTTCTTTATGATTTCAGGATTTGGAATGATGATTGGAAATCTAAATAAATTTCCAGAAATTTCAAAATGTCCTTTGATTATTGATGTAAAATTTGGAATAAATCACATTAAAAAAATATATCCAGTGTATTTAGCGACAATACTTTCAGGATTGTGTTGGAATATTGCAGTTATTTTTTATAAAAACGAAGCTATTGTAAAGAAAATTTGTTATCAAGTTGTAAAACTGATTGTAAATATTCCTGTTCTTCAATCAGCAACAGGTATGATGGCGTTTACATCCGCTTTTAATGGCGTAGCTTGGTTCTTATCTTGCTTGTTTTGTGTATATCTGGTTTCACCGTTTTTAATGTTTGTTTTAAGAAAAATTGGAAAATTAATTTTTTCAAATATACTTTATGTTATGTTAAATATCCTCATAATAGTTGTTCTTAAGTTTGTTTTTGAAAAAATTGAAAATCATTATTCGATTATTGATATTTTATCATACGCAAGTCCGTATTGGAGAGTTTTTTATGTTTTAATAGGAATGAATCTTGCTTTGATTTATGTAAAATTAAAGGAAAATAAATTTAAATATTTTTCTATTTTTGAAATTATAATTTCAGTGATTGTCGTTTCGTTTTTTTTCACAAGAAACTCAATTTTTATAACGATGAATAGTTATTTAAAAAATATAATCGATTGTTTTCTATGTGCATTATTTGTATTTATCTTTTCTTTTGACAAGGGTTGTGTTTCAAAGATTTTAAAAAAAGAAAAAATGCAGTTACTTGGAAATATTTCAATGTACATATTTTTGATTCATTATCCGATTCGAGTATATTTAGATTCGATTTTAGAACATTTGTTAGGCATGAATTTAATTATTGCGTTTTGTCTAATTTTTATGATTTTGATTTCAAC
- the rfbD gene encoding dTDP-4-dehydrorhamnose reductase gives MIWVIGCKGMLGSEICRQLNEKKLQYVMSDIDVDITDINALKQFAKDSDITWIVNCAGYTAVDKAESDAELARKLNETAPANIAKVADLCGAKVIHISTDYVFDGAGNSPITEDAPVSPLGVYGMTKAAGEKSIFDNTDKYYILRTAWLYGWAGKNFVYTMIKAMNTHESVKVVNDQKGTPTFAADLAGIILEIINRKEVPYGTYHVTDLGEITWWDFANEIKKQGIKTGRINETGKNCVVNPCSTYEYPTPAKRPAYSVLSKDKIQKTLEITLPDWKESLSNFLKSDLFDKERIK, from the coding sequence GTGATTTGGGTAATCGGTTGCAAAGGTATGCTCGGCAGCGAAATCTGCCGGCAGCTAAACGAGAAAAAACTTCAGTATGTTATGAGCGATATTGACGTAGATATCACCGATATCAACGCTTTAAAACAATTCGCAAAAGATTCGGACATCACATGGATTGTTAACTGTGCAGGATATACTGCGGTTGATAAAGCCGAAAGCGATGCGGAGTTAGCCCGTAAACTTAATGAAACGGCTCCTGCAAATATTGCAAAGGTAGCCGATTTATGCGGGGCCAAAGTAATTCACATATCAACCGATTATGTATTCGATGGAGCGGGCAACAGCCCGATAACGGAAGATGCTCCTGTGTCTCCTTTAGGAGTATATGGCATGACTAAGGCCGCAGGTGAAAAATCGATTTTTGATAATACAGATAAGTATTACATCCTTAGAACCGCATGGCTTTACGGTTGGGCAGGGAAGAACTTTGTCTATACGATGATCAAAGCCATGAATACTCATGAGTCCGTAAAAGTCGTTAATGATCAAAAAGGAACTCCAACCTTTGCCGCCGATTTAGCCGGCATAATATTGGAAATTATAAATAGAAAAGAAGTTCCTTATGGAACGTATCATGTTACCGATCTCGGAGAAATTACATGGTGGGACTTTGCGAATGAAATCAAAAAACAGGGAATCAAAACCGGACGAATTAATGAAACAGGTAAAAACTGCGTTGTAAATCCGTGTTCGACGTATGAATATCCGACGCCTGCAAAAAGGCCTGCCTATTCCGTTTTAAGTAAAGATAAGATTCAGAAGACTCTGGAAATTACTCTTCCGGACTGGAAGGAAAGCCTTTCAAACTTCTTAAAATCGGATTTGTTTGATAAAGAGAGAATCAAATAG
- the rfbB gene encoding dTDP-glucose 4,6-dehydratase, producing the protein MSDRKLKNILVTGGAGFIGCNFIHYLFGVSNSGTDLFNDADFTGNIVNVDCLTYAGNLESLKDVEEQFGGKRYFFEKIDICDRAEIERIFKQYDIDTVIHFAAESHVDRSILGPEAFIKTNVIGTFTLLDCARNFWKKTDGTVRDDVLFHHISTDEVYGSLGETGYFLETTPYDPRSPYSSSKASSDHIVMAYYHTYGLPVTLSNCTNNYGPFQFPEKFLPLMISNIKDGKNLPVYGKGDNIRDWIYVEDHNRGVWQIVKGSPTGEKWNLGGENEWQNIKLLNEVIDLTGKEIGKDAEVVRKTVTYVKDRPGHDKRYAIDCAKAKTKLGWERRMTFEQGLLATIRWYLNHGEWIDNIKSGAYKDWIFKNYTQQGR; encoded by the coding sequence ATGTCTGACAGAAAACTTAAGAATATTTTGGTAACCGGCGGCGCCGGTTTTATCGGCTGCAATTTTATTCATTATTTGTTTGGGGTAAGCAATAGCGGCACCGACCTTTTTAACGACGCCGACTTTACAGGGAACATTGTAAATGTAGACTGTCTTACATACGCCGGCAATCTTGAATCATTAAAGGATGTTGAAGAACAGTTTGGCGGCAAGCGCTATTTCTTCGAAAAGATTGATATCTGTGACCGTGCGGAAATTGAGCGCATCTTTAAGCAGTATGACATAGATACTGTAATTCACTTTGCGGCCGAAAGCCATGTAGATCGTTCCATTCTCGGGCCTGAAGCTTTTATAAAAACAAACGTAATCGGAACTTTTACACTCTTGGATTGTGCCAGAAACTTTTGGAAAAAAACGGACGGTACTGTTCGTGACGATGTTCTTTTCCACCACATTTCTACGGATGAAGTTTACGGTTCTCTCGGTGAAACAGGTTACTTTCTGGAAACCACTCCTTATGATCCCCGCTCGCCTTATTCTTCTTCTAAGGCGAGTTCCGACCACATCGTAATGGCTTATTACCACACTTACGGTTTGCCGGTCACTTTGTCTAACTGCACAAACAACTACGGACCTTTCCAGTTTCCGGAAAAGTTTTTACCTTTGATGATTTCCAACATCAAAGACGGCAAGAACCTTCCCGTCTACGGTAAGGGTGACAATATCCGTGACTGGATTTATGTTGAAGACCACAACCGCGGCGTTTGGCAAATCGTGAAAGGAAGCCCTACCGGCGAAAAATGGAACCTCGGCGGTGAAAACGAATGGCAGAACATTAAGCTTTTGAACGAAGTTATCGATTTGACCGGTAAGGAAATCGGTAAAGACGCTGAAGTTGTTCGCAAAACCGTCACGTACGTAAAGGATCGTCCGGGGCATGACAAGCGTTATGCTATCGACTGTGCAAAGGCTAAGACTAAACTCGGCTGGGAACGCAGGATGACTTTTGAACAGGGCCTGCTTGCAACGATCCGCTGGTATTTGAACCACGGCGAATGGATCGATAACATTAAGTCCGGGGCTTATAAAGATTGGATTTTTAAGAATTATACACAACAGGGTAGATAG
- the rfbC gene encoding dTDP-4-dehydrorhamnose 3,5-epimerase, producing MSFEFKKCGIEGLYEIQPKIFGDSRGYFLETYTEKDFFEAGLTMQFVQDNQSKSSKYVLRGLHFQTKHPQGKLVRALEGRVYDVAVDLRVGNATFGKYYGVILDAEKQNMFYIPKGFAHGFCVLTDTATFAYKCTDFYHPEDEGGIMWNDPAIGIDWESILSGITENVNLSEKDKKYVPFSPEKKYFDLNAEWIGE from the coding sequence GTGTCATTTGAGTTTAAAAAATGCGGTATAGAAGGGTTATATGAAATTCAGCCTAAAATTTTCGGCGATAGTCGCGGATACTTTTTAGAAACTTATACTGAAAAAGATTTTTTTGAAGCGGGACTTACTATGCAGTTTGTTCAGGACAACCAGTCAAAATCATCCAAATATGTTTTACGCGGTCTTCATTTTCAGACAAAACATCCTCAAGGAAAACTTGTTAGAGCGTTAGAGGGAAGGGTTTATGACGTCGCTGTGGACTTACGTGTCGGGAACGCAACTTTCGGGAAATATTACGGTGTAATTCTTGATGCAGAAAAACAGAATATGTTTTACATCCCGAAAGGTTTTGCGCACGGTTTTTGTGTTCTTACAGATACTGCGACGTTTGCCTATAAGTGTACGGATTTCTATCATCCTGAGGACGAAGGCGGAATTATGTGGAACGATCCGGCAATCGGCATTGACTGGGAGTCAATACTTTCCGGAATTACGGAAAATGTAAATTTAAGCGAAAAAGACAAAAAATACGTTCCGTTCAGCCCGGAAAAGAAATATTTCGACCTTAACGCCGAATGGATTGGAGAATAA
- the rfbA gene encoding glucose-1-phosphate thymidylyltransferase RfbA codes for MKGIILAGGAGTRLYPLTRAVSKQILPVYDKPMIYYPLSCIMLAGIRDVMIISTPRDIGCFKELFGDGKWLGMHFEYAVQNKPRGLADAFIVGKNFIGNDDVALALGDNIFYGQSFTSTLKSAAEKISKNKGAVIFGYYVADPTSYGVVEFDKEGNVLGIEEKPVNPKSHYAVPGLYFYDNSVVDIAANVKPSARGEIEITAVNNEYLVRKQLKVELLGRGMAWLDTGTYEGLQEAGNFVATIQKRQGFYVACLEEIAFNNGWISKEQLLDMAKSYKTEYGHYLEFIAGMKE; via the coding sequence ATGAAAGGCATTATTCTTGCCGGAGGGGCCGGCACCCGCTTATATCCGCTTACTAGGGCTGTCAGTAAGCAGATTTTACCTGTTTACGACAAGCCGATGATTTATTATCCGTTGAGCTGTATTATGCTTGCGGGCATTCGGGATGTCATGATCATTTCTACTCCTCGCGATATCGGCTGCTTTAAAGAACTTTTCGGCGACGGAAAATGGCTCGGTATGCATTTTGAATATGCGGTTCAGAATAAGCCCAGAGGCCTTGCGGACGCGTTTATTGTCGGCAAGAACTTTATCGGAAATGACGATGTCGCCCTGGCGCTTGGAGACAATATTTTCTACGGTCAGAGCTTTACTTCTACTTTAAAAAGCGCCGCTGAAAAAATCAGCAAGAACAAGGGGGCGGTGATTTTCGGTTATTATGTTGCCGACCCTACCTCCTATGGCGTCGTTGAATTTGACAAAGAAGGGAATGTTCTCGGTATTGAGGAAAAACCCGTCAACCCCAAATCTCACTATGCTGTTCCCGGTCTTTATTTTTATGATAATTCCGTTGTGGATATAGCCGCTAACGTTAAGCCCAGCGCCCGGGGAGAAATTGAGATCACTGCGGTAAATAACGAATATCTGGTGCGTAAGCAGCTCAAGGTTGAACTGCTTGGGCGCGGCATGGCCTGGCTTGATACCGGTACTTACGAGGGACTACAGGAAGCGGGTAACTTTGTCGCCACTATACAAAAACGACAGGGGTTTTATGTTGCTTGTCTTGAAGAAATTGCTTTTAACAATGGATGGATTTCTAAGGAACAGCTTTTGGATATGGCTAAGAGTTATAAAACCGAATACGGCCATTATTTGGAATTTATTGCCGGCATGAAGGAATAA
- a CDS encoding glycosyltransferase family 2 protein — translation MPQVSIIMPCHNGEKYLLESINSVLAQTFTDWELLIIDDNSSDNSIKIIESFCAEDTRIRLFHTDRSSGLPATPRNVGIRNASGRYIAFLDCDDMWLPTKLEHQLPFFESDNVAVVFSHYEKIDVNGLRDNRIVTAPGVVSYKTLLKGDCIGNLTAVYDIQKVGKIYQKEIHHEDYLMWLTILLNDFKAINTKTMEALYRVQLHSISGNKFIACLWQWHILRKELKLSLPKAIFYFITYMYFGIKKYLK, via the coding sequence ATGCCTCAAGTATCAATCATAATGCCCTGTCATAACGGAGAGAAATATCTTTTAGAGTCCATTAATTCCGTACTCGCGCAGACATTTACGGATTGGGAATTGCTCATTATAGATGATAATTCCTCGGACAATTCCATAAAGATTATAGAATCGTTTTGTGCCGAAGATACTAGAATTCGTTTGTTTCATACAGATCGGTCTTCCGGCTTGCCTGCAACGCCGCGTAATGTCGGTATACGGAATGCATCCGGCAGATATATAGCTTTCCTTGATTGCGACGATATGTGGCTTCCGACAAAACTGGAACATCAGCTTCCGTTTTTTGAAAGTGACAACGTTGCTGTCGTCTTTTCCCACTATGAAAAGATAGATGTGAATGGACTGAGAGATAACCGTATTGTAACGGCACCTGGTGTTGTGAGCTATAAAACATTACTTAAAGGAGATTGTATTGGGAATTTGACCGCTGTGTATGATATTCAAAAGGTCGGTAAAATTTATCAAAAAGAAATCCACCATGAAGATTATCTTATGTGGCTTACAATTCTTTTAAATGACTTTAAAGCGATTAATACAAAGACTATGGAAGCCCTGTATCGAGTACAATTGCATTCCATTTCTGGAAATAAATTTATCGCATGTTTATGGCAATGGCATATTTTGCGAAAAGAGTTAAAACTGTCGTTGCCTAAGGCTATTTTTTATTTTATTACGTACATGTATTTCGGTATTAAAAAATATCTAAAATAG
- a CDS encoding glycosyltransferase, whose protein sequence is MSEENMKVLLVTRTLNQKQNDGGSIVSKRNYRMLCQCCGYNNIDTLEIKKVSNFIKLRNLLFREDYGVTKPIKKAFVDMVENTKYDFVFFNSSLYGELVKICATKNILTIVFYHNVEFKYYRAMFHNYKNFLSYVFSTYIKSIEKKSTIYSDFRIALTDRDAAGINDIYKKPCDLILPISMPMRNISVVRRKSLNKNCAFIGSDFFANCQGIYWFIEKVLPFIDCELILAGSICNAVSAQYPDRQGIHFVGYVDNLDSFYYDIDFIVSPIFAGSGMKTKTVEALSYGKSVVGTEEAFVGIIADFNKIGGFCNTAEDFISCINGKKFELFNKYSYSYFKQNLSDDNIFEKFNMFCKAKNIFGN, encoded by the coding sequence TTGAGTGAAGAAAATATGAAAGTATTGCTTGTAACACGGACATTGAATCAAAAGCAAAACGACGGAGGATCGATTGTTTCAAAACGTAATTATCGGATGTTATGTCAGTGTTGCGGGTATAATAATATAGATACTCTTGAAATAAAAAAGGTAAGCAATTTTATAAAGTTGAGGAATTTGCTTTTTCGTGAAGATTACGGGGTAACGAAACCAATAAAAAAAGCATTTGTTGATATGGTAGAAAATACAAAATATGATTTCGTGTTTTTTAATTCCTCTTTATACGGAGAACTTGTAAAGATTTGCGCAACGAAAAATATTCTTACTATAGTTTTCTATCATAATGTTGAATTTAAATATTACCGGGCGATGTTTCATAATTATAAAAATTTTTTATCATATGTTTTTTCAACGTATATAAAATCTATAGAAAAAAAGAGTACGATATATTCTGATTTTAGAATAGCACTAACCGATCGGGATGCGGCGGGTATTAATGATATTTATAAAAAACCTTGTGATTTAATACTGCCGATTTCTATGCCGATGCGAAACATTTCCGTTGTAAGAAGAAAATCCCTCAATAAAAATTGTGCGTTTATAGGATCTGATTTTTTTGCAAACTGTCAAGGAATTTATTGGTTTATAGAGAAGGTTTTACCTTTTATAGATTGTGAGCTTATTTTGGCAGGTTCGATCTGCAATGCGGTTAGCGCTCAATATCCGGACAGGCAGGGCATTCACTTTGTTGGGTATGTAGATAATTTGGATTCGTTCTATTACGATATTGATTTTATAGTGTCGCCTATTTTTGCAGGTTCGGGAATGAAAACAAAAACAGTTGAAGCTCTTTCCTATGGAAAGTCGGTTGTGGGAACAGAAGAAGCCTTTGTCGGTATTATTGCTGATTTTAATAAAATCGGAGGATTTTGCAATACGGCAGAAGATTTTATATCATGTATAAACGGTAAAAAATTTGAATTATTTAATAAGTATTCATATTCATATTTTAAGCAAAATTTATCGGATGACAACATTTTTGAAAAATTCAATATGTTTTGTAAAGCAAAGAATATATTTGGAAATTAA
- a CDS encoding EpsG family protein, whose translation MLPFYLLWLIIALFSNNEIFISQNKYLNKSLKLLAFYVIFFYLIIFTVFKGNVGADYNSYMLFFNLGKFKDYKDTLFSIEPLFWYLSRLFFVLNLPFECFWFLLATITLILKFRFYKNMSPYLTVSLLIYLSGMFIERDFDGIRQGLSISFCYIGILALLRSNKKEFLIYCLIGILFHYSSVVFLISPFFLKIRMRKFVYYVILMLGFIFVLMRLNFLVFVVNFIPLSYLKAKVNVYMSINEYSKAVGINIGILVRIMIFTLFIIKGNRFGIDDEKYNLLLNGLFFSIICFLFFNNMDILAHRLAYGFREFQIIIIPMIFKKIKAKEKPVVYSFIIVYSFVMFYRMINTPLLRTYYQYTNLLFNF comes from the coding sequence ATGTTACCTTTTTATTTATTATGGCTTATTATCGCTCTCTTTAGTAATAATGAAATTTTTATTTCCCAAAATAAGTATCTGAATAAAAGTTTAAAATTATTAGCCTTTTATGTCATATTTTTTTATTTAATTATTTTTACGGTTTTTAAAGGAAATGTAGGTGCCGACTATAATAGTTATATGCTCTTTTTTAATTTGGGTAAGTTTAAAGACTATAAAGATACTTTATTTTCAATTGAACCGCTGTTCTGGTATTTATCCCGTCTTTTTTTCGTGCTTAATTTACCATTTGAGTGTTTCTGGTTTTTGCTGGCCACAATTACTTTAATCTTAAAGTTTAGATTCTATAAAAATATGTCTCCTTATCTAACTGTATCTTTATTAATTTATTTGTCAGGAATGTTTATTGAGAGAGATTTCGATGGTATTAGACAAGGTCTGAGTATAAGTTTTTGCTATATAGGAATATTGGCATTGTTGCGATCTAATAAAAAGGAGTTCCTCATTTATTGCTTGATCGGGATCTTGTTTCACTATTCATCAGTTGTTTTTCTTATTTCACCGTTCTTTTTGAAGATAAGAATGAGAAAATTCGTGTATTATGTTATTTTAATGCTCGGATTCATATTTGTTTTGATGAGGTTAAATTTTCTCGTATTTGTTGTGAACTTTATTCCTCTAAGTTATTTAAAAGCAAAGGTAAATGTATATATGTCAATCAATGAGTATTCTAAAGCAGTCGGTATTAACATAGGGATACTTGTCAGGATAATGATTTTTACCTTGTTTATTATCAAGGGGAATAGATTTGGAATAGATGATGAAAAATATAATTTATTATTAAATGGTTTATTTTTTTCCATTATTTGTTTTTTGTTCTTTAACAATATGGATATATTGGCTCATAGATTGGCGTATGGTTTTAGAGAATTTCAAATTATAATCATTCCTATGATTTTTAAAAAAATAAAGGCGAAGGAGAAACCTGTTGTATATTCTTTTATTATTGTTTATAGCTTTGTTATGTTTTATCGTATGATAAACACACCGCTTTTGAGAACATACTATCAATATACAAATTTATTGTTTAATTTCTAA
- a CDS encoding glycoside hydrolase family 99-like domain-containing protein, producing the protein MQKNKPRVIAFYLPQFHPTKHNNEWYGKGFTEWTNVAKAKKLFIGHEQPHIPSDLGFYDLRLETTRIEQAEMAKEYGIEGFCYYHYWFSPTRQELELPFNEVLISGKPDFPFMLCWANETWQHKFWNLDGSYDKKDLVIQTYGGKNDYVKHFYDILPALKDHRYICIDGKPAFMILKPLQIPDLKIFLDTWNELAKQNGMNGIFFIAQSVRTDEEYKSILSNGIEIVNSVRHMDNTFYRKKIVKFISKLIRITLRVPLIRSYKQIYHTFIAGLDSNESVAPTIIPNWDHTPRSGRGGYVITGSTPTLFRLHLREVFSVLKTKSKDRQIVFLKSWNEWGEGNYIEPDLKYGDCYLRVLKEEIDSY; encoded by the coding sequence ATGCAAAAAAATAAACCTAGGGTTATAGCTTTTTATTTGCCTCAATTTCACCCTACAAAGCATAATAACGAGTGGTATGGAAAAGGATTCACCGAATGGACGAATGTTGCTAAAGCAAAGAAATTATTTATAGGACATGAACAGCCTCATATTCCAAGTGATTTGGGTTTTTATGATTTAAGGTTGGAAACAACTAGAATAGAACAAGCGGAAATGGCAAAAGAATACGGGATAGAAGGTTTTTGTTATTATCATTATTGGTTTTCCCCAACCAGACAGGAACTTGAATTGCCGTTCAATGAAGTTTTAATAAGCGGGAAGCCGGACTTTCCATTCATGTTATGTTGGGCAAATGAAACTTGGCAGCATAAATTCTGGAATTTAGACGGATCTTATGATAAAAAAGATTTAGTGATTCAGACATATGGTGGTAAAAATGATTATGTAAAACATTTTTATGATATTTTACCGGCCCTAAAAGATCATAGATATATTTGTATAGATGGTAAACCTGCATTTATGATTTTGAAACCGTTGCAAATTCCTGATTTAAAAATCTTTTTAGATACTTGGAACGAATTAGCAAAGCAAAACGGTATGAACGGTATATTTTTTATAGCACAATCTGTCAGAACGGATGAGGAATATAAGAGTATATTATCAAACGGGATAGAAATTGTGAATAGTGTAAGACACATGGATAATACTTTCTATAGGAAGAAAATAGTAAAATTTATTTCAAAATTAATACGGATAACATTACGCGTCCCGTTGATTCGTAGTTATAAGCAGATTTATCATACATTTATAGCGGGCTTGGATTCTAATGAAAGTGTTGCTCCGACTATTATTCCTAATTGGGATCATACGCCAAGGAGCGGTAGGGGCGGATATGTAATAACTGGCTCTACTCCGACATTATTTAGACTTCATTTGCGAGAAGTGTTTTCTGTCCTGAAAACAAAATCTAAAGATAGACAAATAGTATTTTTAAAATCGTGGAATGAATGGGGGGAAGGTAACTATATAGAACCCGACCTGAAATATGGAGATTGTTATCTTCGTGTATTAAAAGAAGAGATCGATAGCTATTAA
- a CDS encoding CatB-related O-acetyltransferase: MFGLERIKLQFFRRKYRRRNKHNETCIANFCDLSKVLVGKRTYGLINVTDYSSADTKLYIGSYCSIAPNVRFLLGGEHQLDSISTYPFKVKCFGALKEAGCKGDIVIEDDVWIGDSVVICSGVTIGQGAVIAAGAVVTKNVEPYAIVGGNPAKFIKYRFDERLRQRLVQTDLVSLFDSFTAEDIPFVYERLDETILNKILEEYNAKK; encoded by the coding sequence ATGTTTGGATTAGAACGAATAAAGCTTCAATTCTTTCGAAGAAAATATAGACGACGTAATAAACACAATGAAACATGCATTGCAAATTTTTGTGATTTATCTAAAGTTCTTGTCGGGAAAAGAACATATGGATTAATTAATGTTACCGACTACAGTTCTGCAGATACAAAACTGTATATCGGTTCATATTGTTCCATTGCTCCAAATGTCAGATTTTTACTTGGAGGCGAACATCAGCTTGATTCTATTTCAACATATCCATTTAAAGTCAAGTGTTTCGGCGCATTGAAAGAGGCCGGCTGTAAAGGGGATATTGTTATTGAAGACGATGTTTGGATTGGTGACAGCGTTGTTATCTGCTCCGGTGTGACTATCGGACAAGGCGCCGTTATTGCAGCGGGCGCTGTCGTTACTAAGAATGTCGAACCATATGCTATTGTCGGAGGAAACCCCGCGAAGTTTATAAAGTATCGGTTTGATGAGCGACTTCGACAACGGCTTGTGCAAACAGATCTTGTTTCTTTATTTGATTCATTTACGGCCGAAGACATACCATTTGTGTATGAGAGACTTGATGAAACAATATTGAATAAGATTTTAGAGGAATATAATGCAAAAAAATAA
- a CDS encoding glycosyltransferase family 2 protein has translation MIYLSVCIPTYNRCKQLKKSIESIICQKAFISGDVEIVVSDNASTDGTQFMMEEYSKRYKKIIYSRNTENEGVSKNIYKSLMLANGEYRKISNDTFIYNSDSIDRIVKYIKIYIDNRPLLFFANSYLKDIPMIYVVKDVDSLLTKLSFQITSDVLHGYWKDDIKFLLDLDISKWFYTIRFVIERMFIKKSAVIVNERLLSIHEVNKKDLSYGLYNVFYIEQFNIYSEYLARHIISKSTYDYLEKDILFGFFIEWVINQKINKDKFIFNEYDDLDSLINITYNCKDYYKHYRRKLGFQIFIRHIKNLLSCVK, from the coding sequence ATGATTTATCTAAGTGTTTGTATTCCAACGTATAACAGATGCAAACAATTAAAAAAGTCAATAGAATCTATTATTTGTCAAAAGGCATTCATATCTGGGGATGTAGAAATTGTTGTTTCTGATAATGCTTCAACTGATGGTACTCAATTTATGATGGAGGAATATTCCAAAAGATACAAAAAAATTATTTATTCAAGAAATACTGAAAATGAAGGTGTTAGTAAAAATATTTATAAATCTCTTATGCTGGCTAACGGCGAATATAGAAAAATTTCAAACGATACGTTTATTTATAATTCAGATTCGATTGATAGAATAGTAAAATATATTAAAATTTATATTGATAATAGACCTCTTTTATTTTTTGCAAACAGCTATTTAAAAGATATACCGATGATTTATGTAGTTAAAGATGTTGATTCCTTATTGACAAAGCTTTCTTTCCAAATTACTTCTGATGTTTTACATGGATATTGGAAAGACGATATAAAGTTCTTACTTGATTTAGATATTTCAAAGTGGTTTTATACAATTCGGTTTGTAATTGAGAGAATGTTTATAAAAAAATCAGCGGTTATAGTTAATGAAAGGCTGCTTTCTATTCATGAAGTAAACAAGAAGGATTTGTCGTATGGGCTTTATAATGTGTTTTATATTGAACAATTTAATATTTATAGCGAATATTTAGCCAGACATATCATATCAAAATCAACGTATGATTATCTGGAAAAGGATATTTTATTTGGCTTTTTTATTGAATGGGTTATTAACCAAAAAATAAATAAAGATAAATTTATTTTTAACGAATATGATGATTTGGATAGTTTGATTAATATAACTTATAATTGCAAAGATTATTATAAACATTATAGAAGAAAACTTGGATTTCAAATATTTATCAGACATATAAAGAACTTATTAAGTTGCGTTAAGTAA